Proteins from a single region of Oncorhynchus nerka isolate Pitt River linkage group LG18, Oner_Uvic_2.0, whole genome shotgun sequence:
- the LOC135561837 gene encoding uncharacterized protein LOC135561837: MGPLNLHQAILKADFILARRLIEAGANVNSRDEERRTPLMLCCLHDGESWSLGVARMLLIHRGHVGLCDRHGRTALVYAVLYGRLGLVRLFLQALDYDLNHVDKHGHMALWYSAQVGNGPINDLLLKTMKKYCLSTDISEAAVPGLCGHDKPGQVLVKHQTAVKQNAINCDIDHKVTGHLKPQPEKGLPPLFRKDLPFKPLPETLWTKRENFYKAVKPPEAKPETKKALTGGSKQGKEGKTTTPSPSKDWKLDMRSLTEALLGQISLSYRPQAQPRPPSSLLHRRRTPHLGASPTVGTLLRQCRGKGRKMSLDAISDSLLKERTAIGSFRRRCSVTVIPMIRMGLTSRSSSTTELEGRGGDKGHF, from the coding sequence ATGGGACCACTGAATCTCCACCAGGCTATATTAAAGGCTGACTTCATCCTAGCTAGAAGGTTAATCGAGGCTGGGGCTAACGTCAACagcagggatgaggagaggaggacccCTTTAATGCTCTGCTGCCTCCATGATGGGGAGTCTTGGTCCCTCGGTGTAGCACGCATGCTCCTGATTCACAGAGGCCATGTGGGGCTCTGTGACCGCCACGGTCGAACCGCTCTGGTGTATGCGGTCTTGTATGGGCGTCTGGGTTTGGTTCGGCTGTTCCTCCAAGCGCTGGACTATGACCTGAACCACGTCGACAAGCACGGTCACATGGCTCTGTGGTACTCAGCTCAGGTAGGTAACGGTCCTATCAATGACCTGCTGCTGAAAACCATGAAGAAGTACTGTCTGAGCACTGACATATCTGAGGCCGCAGTCCCCGGGCTTTGTGGTCATGATAAACCCGGTCAAGTTCTGGTCAAACACCAGACAGCAGTCAAGCAGAATGCCATTAATTGTGACATTGACCACAAGGTCACAGGTCACCTGAAGCCACAGCCAGAGAAAGGTCTACCTCCATTGTTCCGAAAGGACTTGCCTTTCAAGCCCCTTCCAGAAACCCTATGGACAAAGAGGGAGAACTTCTATAAAGCAGTGAAGCCACCAGAGGCAAAACCTGAGACAAAGAAGGCCTTGACTGGAGGGTCTAAgcaggggaaggaagggaagacaaCCACCCCCTCCCCATCTAAGGACTGGAAGTTAGACATGAGGAGTCTAACCGAGGCCTTACTGGGTCAGATCAGCCTTTCCTACCGGCCCCAGGCCCAGCCccgtcctccttcctctctcctccaccgcaggaggaCACCTCACTTGGGGGCCAGCCCCACCGTGGGGACCCTGCTCCGCCAGTGCcgggggaagggaaggaagatGTCCCTGGACGCCATCAGCGACAGCCTGCTGAAAGAGAGGACGGCCATTGGCTCGTTCCGCCGCCGGTGCAGTGTGACCGTGATACCCATGATCAGGATGGGGCTGACAAGCAGGAGCTCCAGCACCACAGAGCTAGAGGGTAGGGGGGGAGACAAGGGTCACTTCTAA